Proteins encoded in a region of the Flavobacterium sp. MDT1-60 genome:
- a CDS encoding VCBS repeat-containing protein: MKTKSLLFLFIVFILTQSCDYFSNPNDKMIKILEARNRMYKVKDNPFAAKAEVAYYDSIIKSSDEGFFKLFNEINKGNALLKLGKEAESVTILESAIKRMKKLDGKDDPKSLQSLGIAYMRLGEKQNCVNYHNPESCIMPIQKNGIHTIRQGSQKAIAVYKKLLAINPNDYESRWLLNIAYMTLGSYPSEVPKQWLIPNLNKDSGYSIKPFLDVAINAGIKGRNMSGGVIVDDFNNDNYLDIVTSDWSLDGVMHYYQNDKKGKYLDYSKISELGRFKGGLSMIQADYDNDGDIDIFVLRGAWMRKYGRQPNSLLRNNGDGTFTDVTIKSGLYSEFPTQAGTWNDFNNDGYLDLFIGNESSDNESYPSELYMNNQDGTFTNVAQAAKCDVVAYIKGVTSADYDNDGDVDLFLSGMNKRKTLLKNTGLKNGIPQFIDVTDQAGLAGINVMTFPTWFWDYDNDGWQDIFVCGYQFNGSIAGEIAMEALNIPNESSKMYLYHNNHDGTFF; this comes from the coding sequence ATGAAAACTAAGTCACTATTATTTCTATTTATAGTATTTATTTTAACACAGTCCTGCGACTATTTTTCTAATCCAAATGACAAGATGATTAAGATTTTGGAGGCAAGAAACAGGATGTATAAAGTGAAAGACAATCCTTTTGCAGCAAAAGCAGAAGTGGCTTATTATGACTCCATAATTAAAAGTTCCGATGAGGGTTTTTTCAAATTATTTAACGAAATAAATAAGGGAAATGCATTATTAAAACTTGGAAAAGAAGCCGAGTCTGTAACAATTTTGGAAAGTGCCATCAAAAGAATGAAGAAGCTGGATGGAAAAGACGATCCAAAATCATTGCAATCTTTAGGCATTGCGTACATGAGACTTGGGGAAAAACAGAATTGTGTGAATTACCATAATCCAGAATCATGTATTATGCCTATCCAAAAAAATGGGATTCATACGATACGACAGGGTTCTCAGAAAGCAATTGCCGTTTATAAAAAATTATTAGCGATAAACCCTAATGATTATGAATCAAGATGGCTGCTCAATATTGCTTATATGACGCTGGGTAGTTATCCGTCAGAAGTTCCAAAACAATGGCTGATACCCAACCTGAATAAAGATTCAGGATACAGTATAAAACCTTTTTTGGATGTTGCCATAAACGCAGGTATAAAGGGCCGAAATATGTCGGGAGGCGTTATTGTTGACGATTTCAATAACGATAACTATCTGGATATTGTGACTTCTGACTGGAGTCTGGATGGTGTTATGCACTATTATCAAAACGACAAAAAAGGAAAATACCTGGATTATTCCAAAATTTCAGAACTAGGACGTTTCAAAGGAGGACTAAGTATGATACAAGCGGATTATGACAATGATGGCGATATTGATATTTTTGTTTTAAGAGGGGCCTGGATGCGTAAATACGGGCGTCAACCCAACTCATTGTTACGCAACAATGGTGATGGTACTTTTACTGATGTAACGATTAAAAGCGGTTTATATTCTGAATTTCCAACTCAGGCTGGTACCTGGAATGATTTTAATAATGACGGCTATTTAGATTTATTTATTGGCAACGAGTCATCCGATAATGAATCGTACCCGTCAGAATTGTATATGAATAATCAGGACGGAACATTTACTAATGTGGCGCAAGCTGCGAAATGTGATGTTGTTGCTTATATAAAAGGGGTAACATCAGCTGATTATGATAATGATGGCGATGTTGATTTGTTTCTCTCCGGAATGAATAAAAGAAAAACATTATTAAAAAATACCGGGCTCAAAAATGGTATTCCACAATTTATTGATGTTACAGACCAGGCAGGTTTAGCGGGCATTAATGTAATGACTTTTCCAACCTGGTTTTGGGATTATGATAATGATGGCTGGCAGGATATTTTTGTTTGTGGCTATCAATTTAATGGCTCAATTGCCGGCGAAATTGCAATGGAAGCCCTGAACATTCCAAATGAAAGCAGTAAAATGTATTTGTACCATAACAATCATGACGGTACTTTTTTCTGA
- a CDS encoding ASPIC/UnbV domain-containing protein — protein MKAVKCICTITIMTVLFSDVSKAAGLSKTVFAMGSNFGDIDNDGFPDMYLGTGNPDYKSLSPNRLFRNMGNGKFADVTVSGRVGNLQKGHGVAINDLDNDGDNDIFIEVGGAYLGDSFSNSLYLNPGQNNNRWIKLQLEGTESNRSAIGTKVKVTFKENGVSRSVYRVLNSGGSFGASALRMEIGIGQAKVIDQIEITWPKKQKKKVFKNIKPNQYIKIIEGENNFSKIDIKRILFSTAGAHSPLCI, from the coding sequence ATGAAAGCAGTAAAATGTATTTGTACCATAACAATCATGACGGTACTTTTTTCTGATGTTTCTAAAGCAGCAGGACTAAGTAAAACCGTATTTGCAATGGGTTCCAATTTTGGGGATATCGATAATGATGGTTTTCCCGATATGTACCTCGGAACAGGAAATCCGGATTATAAATCACTATCACCTAATAGATTATTTAGAAATATGGGCAATGGCAAATTTGCTGATGTCACTGTTTCCGGTCGTGTAGGCAATTTGCAAAAAGGTCATGGTGTGGCTATTAATGATCTGGATAATGATGGTGACAACGACATTTTTATAGAAGTTGGTGGTGCTTATTTAGGAGATTCGTTCAGTAATTCTTTATACCTGAATCCCGGACAAAACAACAACCGCTGGATAAAATTGCAATTAGAAGGTACAGAGAGCAATCGTTCAGCTATTGGAACCAAAGTAAAAGTCACTTTTAAAGAAAATGGTGTTTCCAGATCGGTTTACAGGGTCTTAAATTCAGGTGGTAGTTTTGGAGCGTCGGCTTTAAGAATGGAAATCGGAATTGGACAAGCAAAAGTCATTGATCAGATCGAAATTACCTGGCCCAAAAAACAAAAGAAAAAAGTGTTCAAAAACATAAAACCAAATCAATACATTAAAATTATTGAAGGGGAAAATAACTTTTCGAAAATAGACATTAAAAGAATCCTTTTTTCAACTGCCGGAGCACATTCTCCTCTTTGTATTTGA
- a CDS encoding DUF6851 domain-containing protein → MKIYKFLFKVLLFSTLSVNVFAQTKESKNQITEPTGINNMAYKWSEIAIRATANDTDRFKPRPTVTSRFLGLTFVAVFDAWSRYDQKAIPVYLKDTERRPHKEQTLKNKEIAISYAAYNALSEYYFSDKELFIAYMVELGLDPNDKSLDPKTPVGIGNLAAKAVIEARKHDGANQYGEENGSNGTPYFNYVNYKPVNTADEMIDVNHWQPKYFSDGKGGKFAPGCMTPFWNKVKPVGLKSGDQFRPIPPPSLDSDQLKNEVKELIDLQYNLTNEQKALVEFMRDGPKSVQQAGHWLKFAQDVSRRDKHTLDQDVKMFFYNQVTAMDCFIACWDTKMFYDFARPYALVHYYYKDKTINAWGGPGFGNIDMKGQDWRPYSPDVFFMPCFSGLCFRT, encoded by the coding sequence ATGAAAATTTATAAATTTTTGTTTAAAGTATTACTGTTTAGTACTTTAAGCGTAAATGTGTTTGCTCAAACTAAAGAGAGCAAAAATCAAATTACTGAACCAACCGGAATAAACAATATGGCCTATAAATGGAGCGAAATAGCCATACGTGCAACAGCAAATGATACGGACAGATTTAAGCCAAGACCAACAGTGACTTCTCGTTTTTTAGGATTGACATTTGTTGCTGTTTTTGATGCCTGGAGCCGTTATGATCAAAAGGCTATTCCTGTATACTTAAAAGATACAGAAAGAAGACCTCATAAAGAACAGACACTCAAAAATAAAGAGATTGCTATTAGTTATGCTGCCTATAATGCATTAAGTGAATATTATTTTTCAGACAAAGAGTTGTTTATAGCTTATATGGTCGAATTAGGACTGGATCCTAATGATAAATCACTTGATCCCAAAACGCCTGTGGGAATAGGAAATTTAGCTGCTAAAGCAGTAATTGAAGCGAGAAAACATGACGGGGCAAATCAATATGGAGAAGAAAATGGATCAAATGGAACTCCCTATTTTAACTATGTAAATTATAAGCCGGTAAATACTGCAGATGAAATGATTGATGTAAATCACTGGCAGCCAAAATATTTTTCAGATGGGAAAGGTGGTAAGTTTGCGCCAGGTTGTATGACTCCGTTTTGGAATAAAGTAAAGCCTGTCGGGTTAAAATCCGGAGATCAGTTTCGTCCAATACCGCCTCCTTCTTTGGATTCGGACCAACTCAAAAATGAAGTTAAGGAACTGATTGATTTGCAATATAATCTTACTAACGAACAAAAAGCATTAGTAGAATTTATGCGTGATGGACCAAAGTCAGTACAACAAGCCGGACATTGGTTAAAATTTGCTCAGGATGTTTCCAGACGTGATAAGCACACTCTGGATCAGGATGTAAAAATGTTTTTTTATAATCAGGTGACCGCTATGGATTGCTTTATAGCATGTTGGGATACAAAGATGTTTTACGATTTTGCCCGTCCTTATGCTTTAGTGCATTATTATTATAAAGACAAAACTATAAATGCCTGGGGCGGGCCTGGTTTTGGAAATATAGATATGAAAGGACAAGACTGGAGACCTTATTCTCCAGATGTTTTTTTTATGCCCTGCTTTTCCGGGTTATGTTTCCGGACATAG